One part of the Arabidopsis thaliana chromosome 1 sequence genome encodes these proteins:
- a CDS encoding dehydrin family protein (dehydrin family protein; FUNCTIONS IN: molecular_function unknown; INVOLVED IN: response to water, response to stress; LOCATED IN: chloroplast; EXPRESSED IN: 24 plant structures; EXPRESSED DURING: 15 growth stages; Has 604 Blast hits to 498 proteins in 128 species: Archae - 0; Bacteria - 12; Metazoa - 151; Fungi - 65; Plants - 159; Viruses - 0; Other Eukaryotes - 217 (source: NCBI BLink).) has translation MAGLINKIGDALHIGGGNKEGEHKKEEEHKKHVDEHKSGEHKEGIVDKIKDKIHGGEGKSHDGEGKSHDGEKKKKKDKKEKKHHDDGHHSSSSDSDSD, from the coding sequence atggcAGGACTCATCAACAAGATCGGAGACGCACTCCACATTGGAGGAGGCAACAAGGAAGGTGAGCacaagaaggaagaggaaCACAAGAAACACGTTGACGAGCACAAGAGTGGTGAGCACAAAGAAGGTATTGTTGACAAGATCAAAGACAAGATCCACGGTGGTGAAGGTAAAAGCCACGACGGAGAAGGCAAAAGCCACGACggtgagaagaaaaagaagaaggacaagaaggagaagaaacatCATGATGATGGTCACCACAGCAGCAGCAGTGACAGCGACAGCGATTAA
- a CDS encoding uncharacterized protein (unknown protein; Has 9 Blast hits to 7 proteins in 2 species: Archae - 0; Bacteria - 0; Metazoa - 0; Fungi - 0; Plants - 3; Viruses - 0; Other Eukaryotes - 6 (source: NCBI BLink).): MWVKPLREASQGKKEEEIHIKTSSSSSARSLAPLLVLKLIRSLSSSSARLQASQLVLKLLCSSSSSSACPQALQLALKLLCWSSSSSTGPQAPQLVFKLSSSSLSSARLQAPPLNDHLLA; encoded by the exons ATGTGGGTTAAACCGTTAAG agagGCATCTCAAGGAAAAAAGGAGGAAGAAATCCATATTAAAACGTCTTCAAGCTCCTCAGCTCGTTCTCTAGCTCCTCTGCTCGTCCTCAAGCTTATCCGCTCGCTCTCAAGCTCCTCAGCTCGTCTTCAAGCTTCTCAGCTCGTTCTCAAGCTCCTCTGCTCGTCCTCTAGCTCCTCTGCTTGTCCTCAAGCACTTCAGCTCGCCCTCAAGCTCCTCTGCTGGTCCTCAAGCTCCTCAACTGGTCCTCAAGCTCCTCAGCTCGTCTTTAAGCTCTCCAGCTCGTCTTTAAGTTCAGCTCGTCTTCAAGCTCCACCACTCAACGACCATCTCCTCGCCTAG